Proteins co-encoded in one Kutzneria chonburiensis genomic window:
- the ppdK gene encoding pyruvate, phosphate dikinase → MPKFVYAFAEANKDMKDLLGGKGANLGEMTRLGLPVPPGFTITTEACLAYLADRDFPAGLSDEVSEQLAALEKSMGKTLGDAADPLLVSVRSGAKFSMPGMMETVLNVGLNDESVHGLVSQSGDERFAFDSYRRLIQMFGKTVLGIDGEHFEDAIDEAKRVKGVTNDLDLDAEDLKQLVEVFKKVVLEHAGRPFPQPPREQMDLAVRAVFDSWNTPRAVIYRRQERIPSDLGTAVNIVAMVFGNLGMDSGTGVAFTRDPASGAQGIYGDYLQNAQGEDVVAGIRNTVPLRDLEQIDKRVYDELLRIMQTLEEHYRDLCDIEFTVERGKLWMLQTRVGKRTAAAAFRIATQLVDQGLIDMNEALNRVTGAQLAQLMFPRFDEKASGRRKIAQGMNASPGAAVGKVVFDSYTAVKWSRSGEKVILVRRETNPDDLNGMIAASGILTSRGGKTSHAAVVARGMGKTCVCGAEELDVNTKERVFRAPHGVTVHEGDVISIDGATGEVFLGEVPVVDSPVVRYFEGELDPEEAGDLVKAVHRVIGHADGVRRMAVRTNADTPEDALRARRFGAQGIGLCRTEHMFLGERRSLVEQLILADTDEERERQLGELLPLQRQDFVELLEAMDGLPVTIRLLDPPLHEFLPDITELSVRVAVAESRGEARENDLRLLQAVHKLHEQNPMLGLRGVRLGVVIPGLFQMQARAILEAAALRIRAGAVPRVEIMVPLVANVQEFETVKQDIIQVAREVREAESTHLEFLIGTMIELPRAALTADQIAEAAEFFSFGTNDLTQTTWGFSRDDVEAAFFSAYLERGIFGISPFESIDRDGVGELVRIAAEKGRAQRSGLKLGVCGEHGGDPDSVHFFNEVGLDYVSCSPFRVPVARLEAGRATLAGRAR, encoded by the coding sequence ATGCCCAAGTTCGTGTACGCCTTCGCCGAAGCCAACAAGGACATGAAGGACCTGCTGGGCGGCAAGGGGGCGAACCTGGGCGAGATGACGCGGCTCGGCCTTCCGGTGCCGCCGGGCTTCACCATCACCACCGAGGCCTGCCTGGCCTACCTGGCCGACCGCGACTTCCCGGCCGGGCTGTCCGACGAGGTGTCCGAGCAGCTGGCCGCGCTAGAGAAATCGATGGGCAAGACCCTTGGCGACGCGGCCGATCCACTGCTCGTATCGGTGCGCAGCGGGGCCAAGTTCTCGATGCCGGGCATGATGGAAACGGTACTGAACGTGGGGCTGAACGACGAGTCCGTGCACGGACTGGTCAGCCAGTCCGGTGACGAGCGGTTCGCGTTCGACTCGTACCGGCGGCTCATCCAGATGTTCGGCAAGACCGTGCTCGGTATCGACGGCGAGCACTTCGAGGACGCCATCGACGAGGCCAAGCGGGTCAAGGGCGTGACGAACGACCTCGACCTGGACGCCGAGGACCTCAAGCAGCTGGTCGAGGTGTTCAAGAAGGTCGTGCTCGAGCACGCCGGCCGGCCGTTCCCGCAGCCGCCCCGCGAGCAGATGGACCTGGCCGTGCGGGCGGTGTTCGACTCGTGGAACACGCCGCGCGCGGTCATCTACCGCCGCCAGGAGCGCATCCCGTCCGACCTGGGCACCGCGGTCAACATCGTGGCGATGGTCTTCGGCAACCTGGGCATGGACTCCGGCACCGGCGTGGCCTTCACCCGCGACCCGGCCAGCGGGGCGCAGGGCATCTACGGCGACTACCTCCAGAACGCGCAGGGCGAGGACGTGGTGGCCGGCATCCGCAACACGGTGCCGCTGCGTGACCTCGAGCAGATCGACAAGCGGGTCTACGACGAGCTGCTGCGGATCATGCAGACCCTGGAGGAGCACTACCGGGACCTGTGCGACATCGAGTTCACCGTCGAGCGCGGCAAGCTCTGGATGCTCCAGACCCGTGTCGGCAAGCGCACCGCGGCGGCGGCCTTCCGCATCGCCACCCAGCTGGTCGACCAGGGCCTGATCGACATGAACGAGGCGCTCAACCGGGTCACCGGCGCGCAGCTGGCCCAGCTGATGTTCCCGCGTTTCGACGAGAAGGCCTCGGGACGGCGCAAGATTGCGCAGGGCATGAACGCCTCGCCCGGCGCGGCGGTCGGCAAGGTCGTGTTCGACTCGTACACCGCGGTCAAGTGGTCGCGCTCCGGCGAGAAGGTCATCCTGGTGCGGCGCGAGACCAACCCGGACGACCTGAACGGCATGATCGCCGCCTCCGGCATCCTGACCAGCCGCGGCGGCAAGACCTCGCACGCGGCCGTCGTGGCCCGCGGCATGGGCAAGACCTGTGTCTGCGGCGCCGAGGAACTGGACGTCAACACCAAGGAGCGCGTGTTCCGCGCGCCGCACGGCGTCACCGTGCACGAGGGCGACGTGATCTCCATCGACGGCGCGACCGGCGAAGTGTTCCTGGGCGAGGTGCCGGTCGTGGACTCCCCGGTGGTGCGGTACTTCGAGGGCGAGCTGGACCCGGAGGAGGCCGGCGACCTGGTCAAGGCCGTGCACCGGGTGATCGGCCACGCCGACGGCGTGCGGCGGATGGCCGTGCGCACCAACGCCGACACGCCCGAGGACGCCTTGCGGGCCCGTCGCTTCGGCGCGCAGGGCATCGGCCTGTGCCGTACCGAGCACATGTTCCTCGGCGAGCGGCGGTCGCTGGTCGAGCAGCTGATCCTGGCCGACACCGACGAAGAGCGCGAGCGGCAGCTGGGTGAGCTGCTTCCGTTGCAGCGTCAGGACTTCGTCGAGCTGCTGGAGGCGATGGACGGGCTGCCGGTGACCATCCGGCTGCTCGACCCGCCGCTGCACGAGTTCCTGCCCGACATCACCGAGCTGTCGGTGCGGGTCGCCGTGGCCGAGTCCCGTGGCGAGGCACGGGAGAACGACCTGCGGCTGTTGCAGGCCGTGCACAAGCTGCATGAGCAGAACCCGATGCTGGGCCTGCGCGGCGTGCGGCTCGGCGTGGTCATCCCCGGCCTGTTCCAGATGCAGGCCCGGGCCATCCTGGAGGCGGCCGCGCTGCGGATCAGGGCCGGGGCCGTGCCGCGGGTGGAGATCATGGTGCCGCTGGTGGCCAACGTGCAGGAGTTCGAGACGGTCAAGCAGGACATCATCCAGGTGGCCCGCGAGGTGCGGGAGGCCGAGTCGACGCACCTGGAGTTCCTCATCGGCACCATGATCGAGCTGCCGAGGGCCGCGCTGACCGCCGACCAGATCGCCGAGGCGGCCGAGTTCTTCTCCTTCGGCACCAACGACCTCACCCAGACCACCTGGGGCTTCTCCCGTGACGACGTGGAGGCCGCGTTCTTCTCGGCCTACCTGGAGCGCGGCATCTTCGGCATCAGCCCGTTCGAGTCGATCGACCGGGACGGCGTCGGCGAGCTGGTCCGGATCGCCGCGGAGAAGGGCCGGGCCCAGCGGTCGGGCCTCAAGCTGGGCGTGTGCGGCGAGCACGGTGGAGATCCGGACAGCGTGCACTTCTTCAACGAGGTCGGCCTGGACTACGTGTCCTGCTCGCCGTTCCGGGTGCCGGTAGCACGGTTGGAGGCCGGCCGGGCGACGTTGGCCGGACGCGCGCGCTGA
- a CDS encoding YbfB/YjiJ family MFS transporter encodes MVTIARYGPPWVHVGRSAAALAASMGIGRFVYTPILPLMTAQAGLSAQGGAALATSNYVGYLIGALAGALPVFRRPSVARASLVVIVLTLATMPLTHSVFLWLALRLIAGFASAVTFVAAVGSALHHLREHPAHLPGWAMGGIGGGIALSGLLVLVLRTIGDWQTAWWCSALLAAVFAAWAWTMHPEPSSESTVDVKRGSSRSFAALFASYSLEGVGYIIAGTFLVAAIDQTSPGWLGSGAWVLVGLAATPSAALWAWLGRRWVKPWLLVVALLVQAIGVALPALLDDTAGALIAAVLFGGTFIGIATLALATGAELRFPRSVALLTAGYSVGQILGPLAAAPLLHNGYRPALLLAAVILVVAALAAGVLAKGRG; translated from the coding sequence GTGGTGACCATTGCCCGCTACGGGCCACCTTGGGTGCACGTCGGCCGGTCCGCCGCGGCGTTGGCGGCCAGCATGGGCATCGGCCGGTTCGTCTACACACCGATCCTGCCGTTGATGACCGCGCAGGCCGGGCTGTCGGCGCAGGGCGGGGCCGCACTGGCGACCTCCAACTACGTCGGTTACCTCATCGGGGCCTTGGCCGGCGCGTTGCCCGTGTTCCGCCGGCCGTCCGTGGCCCGCGCGTCGTTGGTCGTCATCGTGCTCACGCTGGCCACGATGCCGTTGACGCACAGCGTTTTCCTCTGGCTGGCACTACGTTTGATCGCCGGCTTCGCCAGCGCCGTCACGTTCGTCGCCGCCGTCGGCTCCGCGCTGCACCACCTCCGTGAGCATCCCGCCCACCTGCCCGGTTGGGCGATGGGCGGCATCGGCGGCGGGATCGCGTTGTCCGGCCTGTTGGTGCTCGTTCTCCGTACGATCGGCGATTGGCAGACCGCCTGGTGGTGTTCCGCGCTGCTGGCCGCCGTCTTCGCCGCGTGGGCGTGGACCATGCATCCGGAGCCGTCAAGTGAGTCCACTGTAGACGTCAAGCGAGGCAGTTCCCGTTCATTCGCAGCACTTTTCGCCAGCTACAGCCTCGAAGGTGTCGGCTACATCATCGCCGGCACGTTCCTCGTCGCCGCCATCGACCAGACCTCGCCGGGATGGTTGGGGAGCGGAGCGTGGGTGCTGGTCGGCCTGGCGGCGACTCCGTCGGCGGCGCTGTGGGCATGGCTGGGCCGGCGGTGGGTGAAGCCGTGGCTGCTGGTGGTGGCGCTGCTGGTGCAGGCGATCGGGGTTGCGTTGCCGGCGCTGCTGGACGACACGGCCGGGGCGCTGATCGCGGCGGTGCTGTTCGGCGGCACGTTCATCGGCATCGCGACCCTGGCCCTGGCCACGGGCGCGGAGCTCCGTTTCCCACGCTCCGTGGCGCTGCTCACCGCCGGCTACTCCGTCGGCCAGATCCTCGGCCCGCTGGCCGCAGCCCCGTTGCTGCACAACGGATATCGGCCCGCGCTGCTCCTCGCCGCCGTGATCCTCGTCGTGGCGGCGCTCGCCGCTGGAGTGCTAGCCAAGGGCCGCGGCTAG
- a CDS encoding muconolactone Delta-isomerase family protein, whose protein sequence is MKDFLVTITTTIPDGTDPAEVDRRRAAEKVRARELAATGRLYRIWRPAGEKRSIGIWRGEDEADLRGNVLGTLPLWPWMSAEIVELESHPNDPVLNQW, encoded by the coding sequence ATGAAGGACTTCCTCGTGACCATCACCACCACCATTCCGGACGGCACCGACCCGGCCGAGGTCGACCGCCGCCGCGCGGCGGAGAAGGTCCGTGCCAGGGAGCTGGCCGCCACCGGGCGCCTGTACCGGATCTGGCGGCCGGCCGGCGAGAAGCGCAGCATCGGCATCTGGCGCGGCGAGGACGAGGCCGACCTGCGCGGCAACGTGCTCGGGACGCTGCCGCTGTGGCCGTGGATGTCGGCCGAGATCGTCGAGCTCGAATCGCACCCGAACGACCCCGTGCTGAACCAGTGGTGA
- a CDS encoding LysR family transcriptional regulator: MELRQLKYFVAVAEELHFGRAAERLLIAGPSLSQQIKALERDLGVVLFERNRRGVALTQAGANLLPHTKALLEQADDLQRRAGRLAGTEQVRLGYVNWRPADLRSRAAPAAELIIDTWVVPSHAQASRVAEGSLDLAICWIRKQDLDRMDLASRLLGFDRLHAVSVGEDERPVRAADVLVPVDDDETSWSSWNAYAEEFAEHTGATVVRISDGGITGEAFVDHVRRLRRPVLNSPKGQEVLLPPDLVRRPIVDPSPLWTWSLVWRRAEVRRSVFDTVEAVMRGPASELDGWLPADDPYRP, encoded by the coding sequence GTGGAGCTACGCCAGCTGAAGTACTTCGTCGCGGTCGCCGAGGAGCTGCACTTCGGGCGGGCGGCGGAGCGGCTGCTGATCGCCGGACCGTCGCTGTCGCAGCAGATCAAGGCGCTGGAGCGGGATCTCGGCGTGGTGCTGTTCGAGCGCAACCGGCGCGGCGTCGCGTTGACCCAGGCCGGCGCGAACCTGCTGCCGCACACCAAAGCGCTGCTGGAACAGGCCGACGACCTCCAGCGGCGGGCCGGGCGGCTGGCCGGCACCGAGCAGGTGCGGCTCGGCTACGTGAACTGGCGACCGGCCGATCTCCGCAGCCGGGCGGCCCCGGCCGCGGAGCTGATCATCGACACCTGGGTGGTGCCTTCGCACGCCCAGGCGTCACGCGTCGCCGAAGGCAGCCTGGACCTGGCGATCTGCTGGATCCGCAAGCAGGACCTGGACCGCATGGACCTGGCTTCGCGGCTGCTCGGCTTCGACCGCCTGCACGCCGTGTCGGTCGGCGAGGACGAACGGCCGGTGCGGGCGGCGGACGTGCTCGTGCCGGTCGACGACGACGAGACGTCCTGGTCGTCGTGGAATGCCTACGCCGAGGAGTTCGCCGAGCACACCGGGGCTACGGTCGTGCGGATCTCCGACGGCGGCATCACCGGTGAGGCGTTCGTGGACCATGTCCGACGGCTGCGGCGGCCGGTGCTGAACTCGCCCAAGGGACAGGAAGTCCTGCTGCCGCCGGACCTCGTGCGCCGGCCGATCGTCGACCCGAGTCCACTGTGGACGTGGTCGCTGGTGTGGCGGCGGGCTGAGGTGCGGCGGTCGGTGTTCGACACGGTCGAGGCCGTCATGCGCGGCCCGGCATCCGAATTGGACGGTTGGCTACCCGCCGACGACCCGTACCGCCCGTGA
- a CDS encoding IS30 family transposase, with amino-acid sequence MKQGVGTTEACRIVGINRRTGHRWRHGRAPSPGRTTSQSSAPPACLPAARPAISSRFLSVEERIAIADLHRAGTGVRAIATALGRTPSTISRELARNRHPASGDYRPHAAQARAEARRPRPKTGKIAARPELRDLVQGMLDDRHSPEQIACRLRRDHPDRPELHVTHETIYQALYVQTRGALRRELTGALRTGRTARTPRRRPDQRRPRFTEPMVMISDRPAEVEDRAYPGNWEGDLIMGLGNASAIGTLVERSTRYVMLVHLPGRHDAETVRDGLITTITALPAHLTRSLTWDQGVEMARHHEFSAATGIQVYFCDPHSPWQRGSNENTNGLLRQYFPKGTDLSVHTPADLAAVAAQLNGRPRKTLGWDTPAERLTMLLANTS; translated from the coding sequence GTGAAGCAGGGCGTGGGCACGACCGAAGCATGTCGGATCGTGGGGATCAACCGCCGCACCGGCCACCGGTGGCGGCACGGACGAGCACCCAGCCCGGGGCGGACGACCAGCCAGTCGTCCGCCCCGCCCGCGTGTCTGCCGGCCGCGCGGCCGGCGATCTCGTCCCGGTTCCTGTCCGTCGAGGAACGGATCGCGATCGCCGACCTGCACCGGGCCGGGACCGGCGTACGGGCCATCGCGACCGCACTGGGACGCACCCCGTCCACGATCAGCCGGGAACTGGCCCGCAACCGCCACCCCGCCAGCGGCGACTACCGGCCCCACGCCGCCCAGGCCCGGGCCGAGGCCCGCCGACCACGCCCGAAAACCGGCAAGATCGCCGCCCGCCCCGAACTGCGCGATCTGGTGCAGGGCATGCTCGACGATCGGCACAGCCCCGAGCAGATCGCCTGTCGGCTACGCCGTGACCACCCCGACCGGCCGGAGCTGCACGTGACCCACGAGACCATCTACCAGGCCCTCTACGTCCAAACACGCGGCGCGCTGCGCCGCGAGCTGACCGGCGCCCTGCGCACCGGACGCACCGCCCGCACACCCCGACGCCGGCCCGACCAACGCCGCCCCCGGTTCACCGAACCGATGGTCATGATCAGCGACCGCCCGGCCGAGGTGGAAGACCGCGCCTACCCCGGGAACTGGGAAGGCGACCTGATCATGGGCCTGGGCAACGCCTCCGCGATCGGCACCCTGGTCGAACGCAGCACCCGCTACGTGATGCTGGTCCACCTACCCGGCCGCCACGACGCCGAGACCGTCCGCGACGGCCTGATCACCACCATCACCGCCCTACCCGCCCACCTCACACGGTCGCTGACCTGGGACCAGGGCGTGGAGATGGCCCGCCACCACGAGTTCAGCGCGGCCACCGGCATCCAGGTCTACTTCTGCGACCCGCACTCTCCCTGGCAACGCGGCTCCAACGAGAACACCAACGGCCTGCTACGCCAGTACTTCCCCAAAGGCACCGACCTGTCCGTCCACACCCCCGCCGACCTGGCCGCGGTCGCCGCCCAACTCAACGGCCGACCACGCAAAACGCTCGGCTGGGACACCCCAGCCGAGCGTCTGACTATGCTCCTGGCCAACACCAGTTGA
- a CDS encoding RICIN domain-containing protein codes for MSRLRRLGLIVLPLVALMLGLTAAPAGADTDWYQITSKWSGKCMDLRDQEANSSFPHVQQWSCKDDVSNQQWSPVLQTNGTIQLVSRRTGKCMTVDGDATYAGALIVTASCFTADSSQQWRFQVNPFPNASGSSWLVNAHSGKCVELPGWNTDNGLLLAQSDCVGGWKQYWNTIGL; via the coding sequence GTGTCCCGACTGAGACGACTGGGCTTGATCGTCCTGCCGCTGGTGGCGCTGATGCTGGGGCTGACCGCCGCCCCGGCCGGCGCCGACACGGACTGGTACCAGATCACGAGCAAGTGGAGCGGCAAGTGCATGGATCTGCGTGATCAGGAGGCCAATTCCTCCTTCCCGCACGTCCAGCAGTGGTCGTGCAAGGACGACGTCTCCAACCAGCAGTGGTCGCCGGTGCTGCAGACCAACGGCACCATCCAGCTGGTCAGCCGGCGCACCGGCAAGTGCATGACGGTGGACGGCGACGCCACCTACGCCGGCGCGCTGATCGTGACGGCGTCCTGTTTCACCGCCGACTCCTCGCAGCAGTGGCGGTTCCAGGTCAACCCGTTCCCCAACGCCAGCGGATCCTCGTGGCTGGTGAACGCGCACAGCGGCAAGTGCGTGGAGCTGCCCGGCTGGAACACCGACAACGGCCTGCTGCTGGCACAGTCGGACTGCGTCGGCGGCTGGAAGCAGTACTGGAACACCATCGGCCTCTGA
- a CDS encoding GntR family transcriptional regulator, with protein MSLPRAARRGLAEESADRIRDAIFDGFFPPGASLREVDLAKDLDVSRGSVREGLALLEREGLVHSAWHRGTHVIDVTPRDVEEVYTVRAALDRLAALTATDPDALAAMDDIVAAMAADIDRGAAHLLALDIAFHDTVYAATGNSRLIQAWQAVRSQVYLFQLRRIATNQQDYLARVVVEHTELAALIRGNDRDLLARTAEEHVHSARRALLRHLAQR; from the coding sequence ATGAGCCTGCCCAGGGCCGCCCGCCGCGGCCTGGCCGAGGAGTCGGCCGACCGGATCCGGGACGCGATCTTCGACGGCTTCTTCCCGCCCGGCGCGTCGCTGCGTGAGGTGGACCTGGCCAAAGATCTGGACGTCAGCCGCGGTTCGGTGCGTGAAGGGCTGGCGCTGCTGGAGCGGGAGGGCCTGGTGCACAGCGCCTGGCACCGCGGCACGCACGTGATCGACGTGACCCCGCGTGACGTCGAGGAGGTGTACACGGTCCGCGCCGCGCTCGACCGCCTGGCCGCGCTGACCGCCACCGACCCGGACGCCCTGGCGGCGATGGACGACATCGTCGCGGCGATGGCCGCCGACATCGACCGCGGCGCGGCGCACCTGCTGGCGCTCGACATCGCCTTCCACGACACGGTTTACGCCGCGACCGGCAACAGCCGGCTGATCCAGGCGTGGCAGGCCGTCCGTTCCCAGGTGTACCTGTTCCAGCTGCGACGAATCGCCACCAACCAGCAGGACTACCTCGCCCGAGTGGTGGTCGAGCACACGGAGCTGGCCGCCCTGATCCGGGGCAACGATCGCGATCTGCTGGCGCGTACCGCCGAGGAACACGTGCACTCCGCCCGCCGCGCCCTGCTCAGGCACCTCGCCCAGCGGTGA
- a CDS encoding VOC family protein, with product MTTRPAFHLAIPVDDLAAARSFYGGVLGLAEGRSAEQWVDWDFHGHQVVTHVVPGARAEAGRNPVDGHDVPVPHFGLVLTVDDFHVLAGKLRAADTAFVIEPYQRFAGEPGEQWTMFLHDPAGNALEFKAFRDEAQLFAK from the coding sequence ATGACCACTCGCCCCGCCTTCCACCTGGCCATCCCCGTCGACGACCTGGCCGCCGCCCGCTCCTTCTACGGCGGCGTGCTCGGCCTGGCCGAGGGCCGTTCCGCCGAGCAGTGGGTGGACTGGGACTTCCACGGCCACCAGGTCGTCACCCACGTCGTGCCCGGTGCCCGCGCCGAGGCCGGCCGCAACCCCGTCGACGGCCACGACGTGCCGGTGCCGCACTTCGGCCTCGTGCTCACCGTTGACGACTTCCACGTGCTGGCCGGCAAGCTCCGCGCCGCCGACACGGCCTTCGTCATCGAGCCCTACCAGCGCTTTGCCGGCGAGCCGGGGGAGCAGTGGACCATGTTCCTGCACGACCCCGCCGGGAACGCCCTGGAGTTCAAGGCGTTCCGCGACGAGGCCCAGCTGTTCGCTAAGTGA